The genomic DNA TGCCTGACCGCATTCCGACTTGGAGAGGGTTTCTATGTCTGAGCTTATGGTCGGCGCTGCCGAGAGCGTCATCACTCCGCCCGTGGGCACTGCCCTGGCGGGCTACTTCACCCCCCGCATCTCCGAGGGCGTCATCTACGATCTGAAGGCCAAGGCCGTCATCGCCGGAGAGGGCGACCAGGCCGTGGGGATCGTCGCCTGCGATGTGATCGGCCCGCCGGCTGATCTGGTGCAGCCGGCGCGTGAGGTCTTCGAGCAGGCCACCGGCATCCCCGGCAACCGGCTACTGATCTGCGGCACCCATACCCATACCGGCCCGGAGGTCCGCCGGGGCCGGCTCATCCCCGTCAATGAGGACTACCTCGCAGGCCTGCCCGCACGCATCGCCGCGGCGGCCATCGAGGCCGCGGGCAACCGCCGCCCGTGCGCGCTGCGCATCGGGACCGATCACGAGGAGGGCCTGGCCTACAACCGCCGCTTCCGTATGCGCGACGGCTCCGAGCAGTTCGGCCCCGGCCCGGACCTGGACCACCTGGCCGGCGTGGCCGGGCCGACTGACCCCGAGCTGGGTGTGCTGGCGTTTGCCGAAGAGGGGCACGACCCCTTCGCCGTCATCGTCAACTACTCGCTGCACATTGACGTGACCAGCGGCAACCTGATCTCCGCCGACTACCCCGCGGTCATCACCGAGACCATCCGCGCCGCCTACGGCCCCGACACCATCGTGCTGTTCGTCAATGGCGCGTGTGGCAACATCAACCACGTCCCCTATCTGATGGACCGGCCCTGGCCGCTGAAGGGTAATGCGAAGTCCACACAGATCGGCCGCGCCCTGGGCGGCAAGGCGCTCAACATCGCCGAGAAGGCGCTGCCCAGCGTGGACCAGACAGTAGACGTCGAGGGCGAGATCCTCGATGTCCCCTTCTTCGACTGGCCGGACGTAGTCGAGAAGCGTGTGGCGGAGGCCCGGTCCAAGCCCGAGCCGAACTTCTTTGAGAAGACGCTACTGGCGTGGTACGAGGACTGGGACCCGCGGGGGTCGCGGCCCGTCGAGACGCAGGTCGTGCGCTTCGGCGATGCCGTGTTCTGTTCGGCCCCGGGGGAGCTGTTCGTGGAATGGGGCTTGCAGATGAAGCAGTGGTCGCCCTTCCCGTTCACCTTCGTCGCCGAGCTGGCCAACGACAGCGTCGGCTACATCCCCACCTATGAGGCATTCCGGCGCGGCGGCTATGAGACCACGCCTGTGGTCAGCGTCAAGCTCACGCCGGCCCTGGGGCAACTCGTCACGGATGCCGACTTCCGATCCTGTCAGAAGCTCTGGCGGCGCCGGGCGACGAGCAAGTAGGCGCGATGGTTCCCATGGACGAGAGCAACGCGCTGACACTCATTGACATGTTGCGGTGCAGCGCCCGGGCGCATCACGACAGCCCGGCGCTGTCCTCCTGGCACGACGGGACATGGCAGACCATCGCCTACGGCGAGCTGTGGGACCTGGTCCGACGGTTCGGCCAAGGGCTGCGTAGTCTGGGCGTCAAGCCCGGGGACCGCGTGGCTGTGGCCGCGGAGAGTTCGCCGCACTGGGTCATCGCCGACTTCGGCATCCTCGCGGCCGGGGCGATCAATACCGCCATGTTCCCCAGTCTCCCCCCGGCGCAGATGGAGTACATCCTCGCCGACAGCGGCGCCTGGCTCATTCTCGTCGGCGACGCCCAACTGCTGCAGAAGGCGCTGACCATCCGCGAGAACATGCCGGACCTGCAGATCGTCCTGCTGGACGGCGAGCCGCCCGAGGGCGCCGACGTGCTGTCCTTCGAGCATGTCGTCGAGAGGGCGGGGCCGGAGGTGGAGAACCCCCTGCCCGCCCGGCCGACGGACCTGGCCTCGCTCATCTACACCAGCGGCACGACGGGTCGGCAGAAGGGCGTCATGCTGACCCACCGCAACCTCGTGGCCAATGTCGAGCAGTGCCAGGCGGTGCTGATGTTCCAGCCCGACGATGTGCTGCTCTCGGTCCTCCCGCTCAACCATGTCTTCGAGCGCACGGCCGACTGCTACCTGCCGCTCAGTTGCGGGGCGCATGTGTACTACTGCGGCAGTCTCCGCCGCCTGCGCGAGCATCTGCCGCAGGTCCGCCCCACCTACTTCATCCTGGTCCCGCGCTTTCTGGAAGCGCTCCATGACGCCCTCGTGGACCGCATCGAGAAGGCGCCTCCGTGGCGCCGGAGTCTGATCGCCTGGGGCATGGCCGTCGGCCGGCGACGGTTGCGGCATCTGCTGGCCCATGGCACGGTCCCGCCCCACGTCGCTGCCGAGTACCGCCTGGCCGACCGCGTCGTGCTGCGCAAGATCCGTGAGGCCATCGGCCTGGACCGCTGCAAGGACGCGGTCTCCGGGGCGGCGGCGCTGCCGAGGCACCTCAACGAGTTTTTCCAGTCGCTCGGACTTGAGGTGCTGGAGGGTTACGGGCTCACGGAGGCAGCGCCCGTGGTTGCTGTGAATCGCCCTGGTGCAGTGACGGTCGGCACCGTCGGCCCACCGCTGCCGGGCGTGGAGGTGGCGCTGGGCGAACACGACGAGGTCCTCGTCCGTGGCCCCAACGTGATGGTGGGCTACTACAAGCTGCCGGAGGAGACCGACGCGGCCCTCGATGCCGAGGGATGGCTGCACACCGGCGATGTGGGCGCGATGCGCGGGGATTGCCTGTGCATCACCGACCGCCTCAAGGACCTGCTGGTGCTGACCAACGGCAAGAACGTGGCGCCCCAGCCCATCGAGATGCAGTTGTGCACCAGCCCGTACGTCACCCAGGCGGTCGTGCTCGGCGATTCGGAGAGCTACGCGACGGCGCTGATCGTGCCCGCCTTCGCGCGCCTGCGCCACTGGGCGCAGACGCAGCGTCTGTCGCTGCCCGACACGCCCGAAGAGACCATTGCCCACCAGGCCGTGCAGGACCTCATCCGCCACGAGGTCCGCCGCCTGACGGCACACCTGGCCGACTTCGAGAAGATCCGCGACCTCCGACTGCTGACGCAGGACTTCACCGTGGAGGGTGGCGAACTCACTCCCACCCTGAAGGTCAAGCGACGGGTCGTCCTGCAGACTCACCAGGCGCTGATTGCCGACATGTACGGGCGGTGATCCGTGAAAGACCTCACGATCGCGGCGATCCAGACGAACGCCCCGCTGGGGGCAGTGGAGCAGAACCTGGCGAACCATGTCCGCCTGGCGCACGAGGCCGCCGATGCCGGCGCCGAGTTGATCTGCTTCCCGGAGTTGGGGATCACGGGCCACTGGTGCGCGGGCGCAGTCTGGGCCGCCGCCGAGCCCGTGCCCGACGGTCCCAGCACGCGCCGTCTGCTGGACCTGGCCGCCGAGCGCGAGGTCTTCATCAGCTTCGGCCTGGCCGAACGCGATCGCGGGATTGCGTACAACACGCAGGTGGTCGTCGGCCCGGCCGGCCTGGTCGGCAAGCAGCGCAAACTGCACATGTCCGCCGACGAGTACTTCCACTTCCGCACCGGCGCCGAGGTCGTCGTGCTCGACCTGGGCAAGTGCGTGCTCGGCCTCGGCATCTGCTATGACAACATGTTCCCCGAGGTGGCGCGCATCGCGGCGCTCCGGGGCGCCGAAGTGTACCTAATGCCCCACGCCGCGCGCTGCGGCAGTTGGCCGAACACTGCCCGCCGCCAGGCCCAACGCATCTCTCCCCTCAAGACCGTCTGGCGCAAGTGCTACACTGCCCGGGCGTACGACAACGGCATGTTCGTCATCGCCAACAACCAGGTCGGCCACGCCGGTGATGAGCCCGAGACCAACCACGCCGGCGGCATCCTCGTCTTCGACCCCAACGGCGACGTGATCGCCGAGTCGCAGACCCAGCGCTTCACCGAAGAGATGGTCGTGGCGCGGCTGAAGGCTCGAGCCTACGAGGCCCGGCGCACCGGCTGCTGCTTCAACCTACAGACCCGGCGCCCGGAGATCTACGGCGACCTGTGCACGGGAGACTGACGCGATGGCGCGGCTACTCGTAGTGGCCTTGCTGCTGCTGCCCGTGGCCACGGCGCTGGCCCAGCCCTACGGCCTGCACGTGGATGAGGAAGGCCGCCTGCTCAAGGACGGCAAGCCCTACCGCGGCTACGGCGTCAACTGGTACGATGTCTTCCTGAAGCTGCTCGCCGACAAGAACTGGACGGGCTACGATAGCGGCTTCCAGCAACTGGCCGCTGCGAAGGTACCTTTCGTGCGCTTCATCGCCTGCGGTTTCTGGCCCAAAGACGCCCGGCTCTACCTCGACGACCCGACCGAGTTCTTCCGCCGCCTGGATCTCATCGTGAGGTCTGCCGAACAGCATGGCGTCGGTCTCATTCCCTCTCTGTTCTGGCACACGCCGACTGTCTGCGACCTCGTCGGGGAGACCTGCGACCAGTGGGGGAACCCACAGAGCAGGACCCAGGAGTACATGCGCCGCTACGTGCGTGACGTTGTGACCCGCTACCAGGATTCCCCGGCGATCTGGGCCTGGGAGTTCGCCAACGAGTACAACCTGGGGGCGAACCTGCCCAACGCGAGGGAGCACCGTCCGGCGGTCTGGCCCAACCTCGGCACCGCCGTTGCCCGCTCTGAGAAGGACGAGTGGACCTACGAGATCATCCGCACCGTCTTCGCCCCCTTCGGCCAGGAGGTGCGCAAGTACGACCCCTACCGCGCCCTCAGCTCAGGAGACAGTGTCGTCCGCGCTGGTGCGTGGCACAACTGGACAGAGAAGACGTGGGGGCCGGACACGCTCGAGCAGCAGATCGAGATGACGATCGCCGACAACCCCGCGCCGGTTGACCTCGTCAGCGTTCACATCTACCCCAGCGCCCTCCCGCAGTTGCCGATGGCGGTCCAGGCAGCGAAGCGCATGCGCAAGCCGCTCTTCGTCGGCGAGTTCGGCGCCCCCGGGCCGCCGGAGAAGAGCGAGGCGCCCTTCCGGGAGCTGCTCAAGGCCCTGGAGGACCAGGGCGTGCCGCTGGCCGCCCTGTGGACCTTCGGCGGCAACCAGAAGGACACGTATACGGTGACCGTCGAGGGGGACCGCGCCTATCAGTTGCAGTCCCTGACCGAGGCCAATGCACGCCTGCAAGGCACGCCGTGAGAGGAGTTACCATGCCCAGGGTCCGCTACGAAGAGATGCTCCCGCACGAACTCGATGCGGCCGTAGCCGCCTTCCCGGTGGCCTACTGTGCCTTCGGCTCGCTCGAATGGCACGGCCAGCATCTGCCGCTGGGCAATGACACGCTCAAGGCCGACACCCTCCTGCGCATGACCGCCGAGAAGTACGGCGGGGTGGTGGTGCCGCCGACCTACTGGGGGTTCCTGGAGCCCTGGCACCCCTGGACGTCGTCCGGACTGGGTGCGACCATCACCGAACTGCTCTATCGCCGCATCTTCGAGTGTCTCGTCGAGGTCGGCTTCCGAGCCGTGATCGGTGTGACCGGCCACGACGTGGACCCTCAGCGCGCGGCGATCCAGAAGGCCGTGGAGGCCATCAAGGAGAACACTGGCGCAACCGGCTTCGCGATGGAGGAGGGCGACTTCTACGACCTCACCCAGGACAGGATGGACCACGCGGCCCACTGGGAGACATCGCTGCTGATGTACCTGCGCCCGGAGCTGGTGGACCTATCGCGGATCGCCGGCGAGGATCTGACGACCGACGAGGGCCGCAGGGCGGCCGGCATCTTCGGCAAGGACCCGCGCCAGTTCGCCTCCCGCGAGCTGGGCGAGACCATCGCCAACGCCATCGTGGACTTCATCGGCCACAAGGCGCAGGAGCTGCTGGCCGAACTCGTCCGTTAGCCGTTCCCGATTCCAGATTCGCGATACCCGTACCCCGGAGCCTCCCATGACCCCTCGCGAACGTTTTCTCGCCATCGCCAAGCACCAGCCCGTAGACCGCATGCCGTATGCCTTTGGCGGTCCGCGCGCCTCGACCTTCGCCGCCTGGCGCAAGCAGGGCCTGAGTGAAGAGCAGCAGCGCAACTGGCACATCTTCACCGGCGCCGACGGCGGCATGGGCCTCGGCAAGCTCTACTGCGGCCCGGTCCCGCCCATGGAAGAAGTGGTCATCAAGGAGGAGGGCAACTACCGCTGGTGGCGCGACCACTGGGGCGTGTTGCGCAAGGACGCCATCAAGCAGCCCACCGATGGTTTTGTGACGCGCAGCTACATCGAGCACTTCGTCAAGGACCGGGCCACGTGGGAGGAGATGAAGACCCACTTCGACCCGCACTCGCCCGAACGCACCGGCCCGGGCGGCGATGGCGCCCCGCTGACGGACCTGAACCCCAACAAGTACCGCCACGTCGGCGACGGCCCCGGGTGGCAGGCGTATGTCGAGCAGGCCAATGCCAGCGAGTACCCCGTCGGCCTCACGGTGCCCTTCCTGTACTGGACGCTGCGCGACATGTGCGGCTTCGAGGGCCTCTCCATGATGTTCTACGACCAGCCCAAGCTCATCCACGAGATGATGGAGTACTGGACCTGGTTCGTCATGGAGCTGCTGGAGGAGCCGCTGTCGCACATCACGGTGGATCACATCATCCTCAACGAGGACATGGCCTACAAGGGCCAGTCCATGATCTCTCCGGCCCACATGCGCGAGTTCATGCTGCCGCGCTACAAGCGCCTCTACACGTTCCTGAAGGAGAAGGGCGTCGCAGTCGTAGACATGGACTCCGACGGCTACAACGGGCAGATCCTGCCGGTCATGTACCCCGGAGCGATTGACGGCATCCAGCCCATTGAGATCGCCGCCGGCAACGACCCCGAGGTCATCCTGCGCGAGAACCCCGGCATCTACATCCAGGGCGGCATTGACAAGCGCGAGCTACGCTTCGACAAGGCCCGGGCCCGCGTGGAGGTCGCCCGGCGCTACAAGGTCGCACGCGAGTACGGCGGCTACATCCCCACCGTGGACCACGGCGTCCCGCCGGATATCCCCCTGCGCACGTTCCTGTACATGGTGGAGCTGCTCAAGGGCTTTGCCGACGATGAGGACCTCGACACATACGAGCCGCCGTGCGAGCTGGAGCAGCAACTGGGCCCCATCGAGGAGATGTTCGACCCGCGCCAGGCCATCGCCGCCGCCTATGGCATGGACGACGGCCCGGAGGGCTGACGTAGGAGCGCCAGCTTCCAGCTGGCAGTCGTGAGGAGGCGCCCATGTGGCAATGGCTGACAGCAACCACACTCCTGATGGGAGTGGCCGTCCTGCCCGCCCTGTCTCGCGAAGACGACGTCCCCCTGCCTGACCTCGGACAGACGTGGGTGGAGATCGGCGGCCAGACCTACGGGGCGAAGCCTGACGCCACCGGCCCGATTGGCGGCGGGCCCGGCTACACGAGGATCGTGACCGACGGCCAGCACAAGGTGAAGACCCCCGAGGAGCTGGTCGCGGCTCTGGCCAAGGCGCAGGCGGGAGAGGTCGTGTTCATTGACCCGCAGGCGGAGCTGGACTTCACCACACTGGTCTATGCCGAGAAGCTCACGCTGAAGGTCCCCGGGGGCGTGACCATCGCGAGCAACCGGGGGCAGGACGGCTCACCGGGCGCCCTGCTCTACACTGACGCCTTCCAGACGCGCCCGCTGTTCACGGTCCTGGGTCCCGACGTCCGCTTCACGGGCCTGCGCCTGCGCGGGCCGGACCCCAAGCGTCGGATGGATCACCACCGCCGCTCCTTCAGCAGCGGGCGCGAAGCCAAAGACGCGAGTGCGTACTACTACGCCTTCCCGGTCTCCGAGGGGATCTTCACCGACCAGCCCGGTCTGGAAGTGGACAACTGCGAACTGTCGGGCTTCAGCCACGCCGCGCTCATGCTCTCCGCCGGCGACCGCCATCACATCCACCACAACTACATCCATCACAACCAGTATCACGGGTTGGGCTACGGTGTGGACCACGGCTACGGGGCGAACTCGGTGTCGCTCATCGAGGACAACATCTTCGACTACAACCGCCATTCCATCGCCGGGACGGGCAAGCCCGGCAACGCCTACGAAGCGAGCAACAACGTCGAGATGGGCCACGCGAACGGCCACTACTTCGACATGCACGGCGGGAGCGACCGCGGGGACGGCACGACCGTCGCCGGGGACTGGATGAAGGTCCACCACAACACCTTCATGCTCTCCGAACAGGCCACGATCGTCATCCGTGGCGTGCCCCAGCAGCAGGCTGACATCCACCACAACTGGTTCGCTCATACAGCAGTCAGTGGCCCTGTCCGCCCCTGGCCCGTCGGTGGCGAGACACACGTGACCTGCCACGACAACGCCTACGGCCGCGACAAGCCGGCCGTGCTGGCGACGCAGTAGGAGCACACGATGGCCGGCTGGGCCTGCGTCCTGACACTCGATCAAACGCGGCAGCCTGTTCAGGGCAGCGCCGAGGCCCTCGTTGCCGCCATCGGCAACGCCGCCGACCTCCGTATCGCCACCGCCTTCCGCCACAATGAGCACATTGACACGCTGTCCGACAGCGCCGAGCTCATCGAGGAAGTCGCGGAGTTCGGCGTCACGTACCTCGTGGACAACCGCTGGGCCGCAGGCATCATGAGCCTGCGCCAGCCGGTGGAGCTGCCGCACGGCTTCGGCGAGCGCCCCTCGATGTCGTTCTTCATGTACAACCAGAACGGCGAGCAGGCCATCGCCCGGCCATACCTGGACGGCCAACCCACGAGCGGCACGCGCGGGCCGTCCACCCCGGCCGCACCAGAGAACATGCCCCGCTACCATGCGTTCGACAACTGGGATGCAGAGACCAACGCCCCCAGTCATAACTTCACCTATGACTTCGACGTCTTCCGCTACCGCGTGCGGGATGACTGGCAACAGGTGCAAGGCGAGGAGTTGGTCGAGGCCTTCCGCGGCGGTTGCGCGCTCAAGATCGGCGTCAGCGGGCTGTGCGATGATCTGGCGCTTGATGGAGAGACGCCCCTCCCCCACGAGGTGTTCGTGCAGACCGGCTCAGCCTACTACTACACCGAGCAGCACCTGTTGATGGTCGGCTCGCATCCTGTGGTCCGGGTGCGGCCCGCCATCCCGATGCGCTACGCCACCGGCAACTGGGACTTCGGCTGGCTCTTCGCGCGGACCGACGGCCACGTCGTCTACCGCCGCTGCGACCCCTACACGCTGCGCTTCGCCGACCGGACGTTCCGCCGCCCGGTCCGGTGGTTCGCAAGGTAATCTGAAGGGGTGGAGGTATGCGACGCAGAAGGGACGAAGTTGTACCACTCACGGAGACAACATCATGCCCAGCCGCGTGACGATCAAGATCCCTGAACCGCTGTACGTGCGCCTGAAGAGGATCATCGAGGGCACCGGCTTCTCCAGCGTGACGGAGTTCGTCGTCTACGTCCTGCGCGACCTGGCGGCTGCGCATGATGCCCGCGGAGGCTCCGCCGAACCCACAGAGGCCGAGATGCGCGTCATCATCGAGCGCCTCAAGGCCCTCGGCTACCTGGACTAACACGCTACGGCGCCGTCAGCTTCGCCACGGTCCCATCGGCCGCGGCGGCCAGCACCCCTTCCCCGGTGGCGATCAGGCCTGTCACAGCCGCCGGCGCTACCTCGCACTGACCGACCACCTTGCCCGTCACCGCCTCCATGGCCCACGCCCGCCCTCGCTTCGTGCCGACCCACACGACCTCCTGGCCACCCAGCTTGCCCACCGCCAGCGCCGTGACCTTGTCCCCCACCACCTGGCACCACTGCGTCTCCAGGCCGATCCACTCGTTCCTGGGCGCTGCCGCGCAGCGATAGGCGATGACGGCCCCCATATCCGTCGCGCCATAGCCCCACGGGAAGCCCGCGGCCGGCTGCCACGAGGTCAAGTGCAGGTGGCACCCGGTCCGGCGCACGCCGCTCGTCCCGGCGTTGGGCCCGTGCGCCCAGAAGGCGTACAAGTACTTGTCGGTGCCCAGCAGCATCTGCGGGTGGCCGGAGCCGAACAGGTCGGTCAGCAGGGCGCAGTGCGGCCGGTCAATGTTCATCCCGTAGTGCTTCTCGGGGTTGTAGTCCGTCGGCAGGATCACCTGGCCGGCGGCGTCGAACACCAGCGCGACGGGGTAGCTGTAGTTGAACAGGGCCAGGATGTCGTCCCGCCCGTCGCCGTTGACATCGGCGATGTCGCCCGACTGGAA from bacterium includes the following:
- a CDS encoding cellulase family glycosylhydrolase → MARLLVVALLLLPVATALAQPYGLHVDEEGRLLKDGKPYRGYGVNWYDVFLKLLADKNWTGYDSGFQQLAAAKVPFVRFIACGFWPKDARLYLDDPTEFFRRLDLIVRSAEQHGVGLIPSLFWHTPTVCDLVGETCDQWGNPQSRTQEYMRRYVRDVVTRYQDSPAIWAWEFANEYNLGANLPNAREHRPAVWPNLGTAVARSEKDEWTYEIIRTVFAPFGQEVRKYDPYRALSSGDSVVRAGAWHNWTEKTWGPDTLEQQIEMTIADNPAPVDLVSVHIYPSALPQLPMAVQAAKRMRKPLFVGEFGAPGPPEKSEAPFRELLKALEDQGVPLAALWTFGGNQKDTYTVTVEGDRAYQLQSLTEANARLQGTP
- a CDS encoding long-chain fatty acid--CoA ligase gives rise to the protein MDESNALTLIDMLRCSARAHHDSPALSSWHDGTWQTIAYGELWDLVRRFGQGLRSLGVKPGDRVAVAAESSPHWVIADFGILAAGAINTAMFPSLPPAQMEYILADSGAWLILVGDAQLLQKALTIRENMPDLQIVLLDGEPPEGADVLSFEHVVERAGPEVENPLPARPTDLASLIYTSGTTGRQKGVMLTHRNLVANVEQCQAVLMFQPDDVLLSVLPLNHVFERTADCYLPLSCGAHVYYCGSLRRLREHLPQVRPTYFILVPRFLEALHDALVDRIEKAPPWRRSLIAWGMAVGRRRLRHLLAHGTVPPHVAAEYRLADRVVLRKIREAIGLDRCKDAVSGAAALPRHLNEFFQSLGLEVLEGYGLTEAAPVVAVNRPGAVTVGTVGPPLPGVEVALGEHDEVLVRGPNVMVGYYKLPEETDAALDAEGWLHTGDVGAMRGDCLCITDRLKDLLVLTNGKNVAPQPIEMQLCTSPYVTQAVVLGDSESYATALIVPAFARLRHWAQTQRLSLPDTPEETIAHQAVQDLIRHEVRRLTAHLADFEKIRDLRLLTQDFTVEGGELTPTLKVKRRVVLQTHQALIADMYGR
- a CDS encoding ribbon-helix-helix domain-containing protein, whose product is MPSRVTIKIPEPLYVRLKRIIEGTGFSSVTEFVVYVLRDLAAAHDARGGSAEPTEAEMRVIIERLKALGYLD
- a CDS encoding creatininase family protein, encoding MPRVRYEEMLPHELDAAVAAFPVAYCAFGSLEWHGQHLPLGNDTLKADTLLRMTAEKYGGVVVPPTYWGFLEPWHPWTSSGLGATITELLYRRIFECLVEVGFRAVIGVTGHDVDPQRAAIQKAVEAIKENTGATGFAMEEGDFYDLTQDRMDHAAHWETSLLMYLRPELVDLSRIAGEDLTTDEGRRAAGIFGKDPRQFASRELGETIANAIVDFIGHKAQELLAELVR